In Deinococcus aestuarii, the genomic window CCCGCACCGTCACCTGGCACTGCTCCAGGTCGGAGTTGACGAGCCCCGTCTCCTCCGGCCCGAAGACGAGGGCGGGGGCGGCGGCGGCGCGGACGAGCGGGCGCACCTGCGAGGGGTGCCGGGGCGGGGCGAGGTCGGCGCGCACCCGGGCGGAGGTGCCCACGCTCACGTCCCGGTCGGCGAGCGCGTCGCGCAGGGTGGGGTACACGCACGCACTCCGCAGCAGTTCCTCGGCGTGGACGGCCATCGCCACCGCCTGACTGTCGAGGGGGTCGCAGCGGGGGGCGACGAGGCGCAGGTCGCGCGCGCCCATGTTCAGCATCGCGCGGGCGGCGGCGCCGATGTTGCCGGGCGTCTTGGGGGAGACGAGGACGACGGCGAGGTTCACGCCCGGGATGCTAGCGCGTGAGGACTAGAGTGCCCTATGGACCTCCTCGACCGCCTCCTCGGCCACGACGCCTGGACCACGGCCCGCCTCATCGAGCAGAGCCGAGGCCTGACCGACGCGCAACTCGATCAGGAGTTCGACCTGGGCTGGCGCACCGTGCGGGCGACTCTCGGCCACATCGTCGAGAACATGGAGGGGTGGACGGACCTGATGAACGCTCAGCCGGAACGGACTTTTCCTGAACCCGCCGAACGCTGGCTGACGCTGGATGTTCTGCGCGAGCGGCTGGACACCGTGGCACCCCAACTTGCCGAACTCGCCTACCGTATTCAGGCCGAGGGCCGTCTGGACGAACTCTGGACCTTCCACGAGAATCCGCCCGTGTCCCTCACCTATGGCGGCACCCTCGCCCACGTCCTCACCCACTCCATGCACCACCGCGCGCAGCTCGTCCACATGCTGAAAAGGCTGGGCGTGCTGGACGTGATCGAGGGCGACGTGTTGAGTTGGGAGGAGGAGCGAGAAGCTCGGGCGTAGCGGGTTCCGATCACCGGCCCTCAAGCAACCCTGAAGATCCCTCGCTCGCCCGCCGCCCTAGCCTGGGCGCATGAGTGCTCCCTCCCCCCACACCGTCCTCTTCCTCCACGCCTACCCCTTCTCCGGCGCGATGTGGCTGGACCAGCGGGCGGCCCTCGAAGGCGCCGGGCTGAACGTCCTCACCCCGCACCTGCCCGGTT contains:
- a CDS encoding RNA methyltransferase; amino-acid sequence: MNLAVVLVSPKTPGNIGAAARAMLNMGARDLRLVAPRCDPLDSQAVAMAVHAEELLRSACVYPTLRDALADRDVSVGTSARVRADLAPPRHPSQVRPLVRAAAAPALVFGPEETGLVNSDLEQCQVTVRVPTGDYASLNLAQAVLLVCYEFLQAQDEVPASERKTATREEMEALYGHLHETMHLIGYTDAVRARHTLRLWRTMLDRALMSSAESRLFRGLLRQVEWKVRDAARRGTVEGRDGDGSV
- a CDS encoding DinB family protein, with protein sequence MDLLDRLLGHDAWTTARLIEQSRGLTDAQLDQEFDLGWRTVRATLGHIVENMEGWTDLMNAQPERTFPEPAERWLTLDVLRERLDTVAPQLAELAYRIQAEGRLDELWTFHENPPVSLTYGGTLAHVLTHSMHHRAQLVHMLKRLGVLDVIEGDVLSWEEEREARA